A single genomic interval of Sphingobium sp. WTD-1 harbors:
- a CDS encoding Hsp20/alpha crystallin family protein, with translation MSIRDLIPWSRQENKVPAQVSAAGAASDPVLSLHREVNRLFEDFFRGFGVPALAGVERGLLAPSVELAETDKEIRVTAELPGLDEKDVEVTVEEGVLTLRGEKKSEVEDKDRGYSERSYGRFERRIGLPNGIEQDKASATFKKGVLTVTVPKSASAAESVRRIAVNSGQA, from the coding sequence ATGTCCATTCGTGATCTGATCCCCTGGAGCCGTCAGGAGAACAAGGTTCCTGCTCAGGTCAGCGCTGCGGGCGCTGCGAGCGACCCGGTGCTCTCGCTGCACCGGGAAGTGAACCGCCTGTTCGAGGATTTCTTCCGCGGCTTCGGTGTGCCGGCGCTCGCCGGCGTCGAGCGAGGGCTCCTCGCCCCGAGCGTCGAACTTGCCGAAACCGACAAGGAAATCCGAGTCACGGCCGAACTCCCCGGACTCGACGAAAAGGACGTGGAAGTGACCGTCGAGGAAGGCGTCCTCACGCTCCGTGGCGAGAAGAAGTCGGAGGTCGAGGACAAGGACCGGGGTTATTCCGAGCGGAGCTACGGGCGATTCGAGCGCCGCATCGGCCTTCCCAATGGTATCGAGCAGGACAAGGCGAGTGCCACGTTCAAGAAGGGTGTTCTCACCGTCACGGTGCCGAAATCGGCGTCTGCCGCCGAGAGCGTCCGCCGCATCGCCGTCAATTCGGGTCAGGCATGA
- a CDS encoding ATP-binding protein: MDITTVLSSPADRVVRQPDMLMRGMAHDLDNMLAVIASGLVSIERGPNPQQLARIVSGMKHAIRNAAALADDIADLSARSGVTTNRVSVEAVIQDMEPRVREILGESVDFRTEIARDLWPVRVLPNYLQFALFNLLANAADAMPKGGVLVLRAFNTFRSTASPIGAAGDFVRLEMIDSGEGIAPDVLTRVFEPFFTTRQSLKRTGLGLGQVRRFATQFGGDIAVESDPGAGTRVILHLPRAARGSF, from the coding sequence ATGGACATCACGACTGTGTTGAGCAGCCCGGCCGATCGGGTCGTTCGCCAACCCGACATGCTGATGCGTGGAATGGCGCACGACCTCGACAATATGCTGGCGGTGATCGCCTCCGGTCTGGTCTCGATCGAGCGTGGGCCGAATCCGCAGCAACTGGCGCGCATCGTGAGCGGCATGAAGCACGCCATCCGGAATGCCGCCGCCCTGGCCGACGATATAGCGGATCTCAGCGCCCGTAGCGGCGTGACGACCAACCGGGTTTCGGTTGAAGCGGTGATCCAAGACATGGAACCACGGGTCCGCGAAATCCTTGGAGAGAGCGTGGACTTTCGGACAGAGATCGCACGTGACCTCTGGCCGGTCCGCGTCCTCCCCAATTATCTCCAGTTTGCGCTCTTCAATCTCCTGGCGAACGCCGCCGACGCGATGCCAAAGGGTGGCGTGCTGGTCCTGCGAGCCTTCAACACGTTCCGAAGCACGGCGAGCCCTATAGGCGCAGCGGGCGACTTCGTTCGGCTTGAAATGATCGATTCCGGTGAAGGAATCGCACCCGACGTTCTGACCCGTGTTTTCGAGCCGTTCTTCACGACGAGGCAGTCGCTCAAGAGAACCGGACTCGGGTTGGGCCAGGTCCGAAGGTTCGCGACCCAATTTGGCGGTGATATCGCGGTCGAGAGCGACCCTGGCGCTGGAACCCGAGTCATCCTGCATCTACCGCGAGCAGCGCGGGGCAGTTTCTGA
- the cls gene encoding cardiolipin synthase — protein sequence MTPAIALEWLFSVAPWAIRLGALIVVPFRRSPVATQSWLLLFFVAPWIGLVFYLAIGRPYHPQWRRLRVAQLWPIMHRSVSSIARVARPAALAQDVASTASLVSSIGQMPPLHGNAVEFLTDYDETIDRLVDDIARAERHVHLLFYIFAADRTGRRVMAALCDAARRGVVCRLLVDAIGSRRWAARIRRELQPAGVEVQEILPIRILGRSSRFDLRNHRKIAVIDGRVGYIGSQNVIDADHGFGWPNREVMVRARGPVVGELQAVFVADWFLETQQELVDHHLYPPAEDAGTSLGQVLPSGPDIKQGGVDELFVALIHSARNRVVIATPYFIPTDPLLKALQIAVRRGVEVSLLLSAYSDHPLVHLAQQSYYSELIDAGVTIHLFKSGFLHAKHMSIDETVAVVGSCNVDIRSFALNSEISIVLYDRAAALALGRIERDRLQQSDKINTCMWECRGLARKCAENIARLFSPLL from the coding sequence ATGACCCCCGCGATCGCTCTTGAGTGGCTGTTTTCCGTGGCGCCATGGGCCATACGGCTTGGTGCACTGATCGTCGTGCCCTTCCGACGATCACCAGTCGCGACTCAGAGCTGGCTGCTTCTCTTTTTTGTGGCTCCGTGGATCGGGCTCGTGTTCTATCTTGCAATCGGCCGTCCATATCACCCCCAGTGGCGCCGCCTGCGGGTAGCGCAGCTATGGCCGATCATGCACCGGTCCGTCTCCAGCATCGCTCGGGTCGCTCGACCTGCCGCCCTCGCCCAAGACGTAGCATCGACTGCGTCGCTCGTCAGTTCGATTGGCCAGATGCCCCCGTTACATGGCAATGCGGTCGAATTCCTCACCGACTACGACGAGACGATCGATCGTCTCGTCGATGACATCGCGCGCGCCGAGCGTCACGTTCACCTTCTGTTTTACATCTTTGCCGCTGATCGAACCGGCAGGCGGGTGATGGCCGCTCTGTGTGATGCGGCGCGTCGGGGCGTGGTGTGCAGGCTGCTGGTAGACGCGATCGGCTCACGCAGGTGGGCGGCTCGCATCAGACGCGAGCTCCAACCGGCGGGTGTGGAAGTGCAAGAAATTCTGCCCATTCGAATCCTTGGTCGCTCCTCGCGTTTCGACCTGCGCAACCATCGCAAGATCGCTGTGATCGACGGGCGCGTAGGCTATATCGGGTCTCAAAATGTGATCGACGCCGATCATGGGTTCGGCTGGCCGAACCGCGAGGTCATGGTCCGGGCGCGTGGGCCGGTAGTCGGCGAACTGCAGGCCGTATTCGTCGCCGATTGGTTCCTCGAGACGCAACAGGAGCTTGTTGACCACCACCTTTACCCGCCCGCAGAAGATGCGGGAACGAGCCTTGGGCAGGTTCTTCCGAGTGGTCCCGACATCAAGCAGGGAGGTGTCGATGAGCTATTTGTTGCCCTCATACACTCAGCGCGGAATCGCGTCGTGATCGCGACGCCGTATTTCATTCCTACTGACCCCTTATTGAAAGCATTGCAGATCGCCGTACGGAGAGGCGTGGAGGTGAGTTTATTGTTGTCTGCCTACTCAGATCACCCCCTGGTTCATCTCGCCCAGCAGTCTTATTATTCTGAACTCATCGACGCCGGTGTCACGATCCATCTTTTCAAGTCGGGATTCCTTCACGCCAAGCACATGAGCATCGACGAGACAGTGGCTGTCGTCGGATCGTGTAATGTGGACATTCGGTCATTCGCGCTCAATTCCGAGATCAGCATTGTGCTCTATGATCGGGCGGCAGCGCTTGCGCTTGGCCGAATCGAACGCGATCGATTACAACAAAGCGATAAAATCAATACATGTATGTGGGAGTGCCGTGGCCTGGCACGTAAGTGCGCTGAAAATATTGCCCGCCTCTTCAGCCCTTTATTATAA
- a CDS encoding phosphate-starvation-inducible PsiE family protein produces MNVNRKTSFQILLDEWRLLNFYGRFEQVVALILSAVIAVIIVVSLIQLIGAVFTLLIMGGFNPIDHRIFQSVFGMVMNLLIAMEFKHSIVRVALRQDNIIQVKTVLLIALIALARKFVILDPEVGAEKIAALAATTVALGLTYWLLRERDDRTSPESLPPSLTCNNPFSSSP; encoded by the coding sequence ATGAACGTGAATCGCAAAACGTCTTTCCAGATCCTGCTGGATGAATGGCGATTGCTCAACTTCTATGGACGCTTCGAGCAGGTCGTCGCGCTCATCCTGTCTGCGGTAATCGCAGTTATCATCGTGGTCTCGTTGATCCAGCTAATCGGCGCTGTCTTTACGCTCCTCATCATGGGCGGCTTCAATCCGATCGACCATAGGATCTTCCAGAGCGTGTTTGGCATGGTCATGAACTTGCTAATCGCGATGGAGTTCAAGCATTCAATCGTTCGTGTCGCGCTGCGCCAGGATAATATCATCCAGGTCAAGACCGTCCTCCTGATCGCTCTAATCGCACTTGCGCGCAAATTCGTCATACTGGACCCGGAGGTTGGCGCGGAAAAGATTGCCGCGCTGGCGGCCACTACGGTGGCGCTTGGCTTGACCTACTGGCTTCTGCGCGAACGAGATGATCGAACGTCGCCTGAGAGCTTACCCCCAAGTCTTACATGCAATAACCCGTTTTCTTCGAGCCCGTGA